In Geminocystis sp. NIES-3708, a single window of DNA contains:
- a CDS encoding 5-formyltetrahydrofolate cyclo-ligase, whose translation MTVSQQKKILRKEFITQRLQLTSPQWQIKSNRLCQNLLNSDIFHQAKVILSYLSFKQEPDLSLLHQQSHIIFGLPRCQGKNLVWCQWQWGDKLEKNCYGINEPFSNSSLIDVNSVDLILVPSVICDRNGYRLGYGGGYYDRMLELPSWKNIPTIGIVFDFAYVSELPRESWDKPLNYICTELQITNQHRIREQN comes from the coding sequence TTGACAGTTTCTCAACAAAAAAAAATACTGAGAAAAGAATTTATTACTCAACGTTTACAATTAACATCCCCTCAATGGCAAATAAAAAGTAATCGCCTATGTCAAAATTTACTTAATAGTGATATTTTTCATCAAGCAAAAGTTATCTTAAGTTATCTTAGTTTTAAACAAGAACCAGATTTAAGTTTATTACATCAACAATCTCACATTATTTTTGGTTTACCTCGTTGTCAAGGAAAAAATTTAGTCTGGTGTCAATGGCAATGGGGCGATAAATTAGAAAAAAACTGCTATGGTATCAATGAGCCTTTTTCTAATTCTTCTTTAATAGATGTTAATTCTGTTGATTTAATTCTAGTTCCATCGGTAATATGCGATCGTAATGGTTATCGATTAGGATACGGTGGCGGTTATTATGATCGGATGTTAGAATTACCCTCGTGGAAAAATATCCCAACTATCGGTATTGTTTTTGATTTTGCCTATGTGTCTGAGTTACCGAGAGAATCATGGGATAAACCATTAAATTATATTTGTACAGAATTGCAAATCACTAATCAACACAGAATTAGGGAACAAAATTAG
- a CDS encoding geranylgeranyl reductase family protein, whose product MYDCIVVGSGPAGGTVGYHLAKKGHSVLILDKAHLPRYKPCGGGVSSIIQEWFDFDFTPAISLKTETVYCTWEHEKAIAVNTKDYPIWMVRRDVFDYFLVQKAVKQGAILQDKTQVTEIEFKANKWIVKTPHQEFYGRYLVAADGAKGNMPKLLGFQKQKKLVAGALEIEIPFKHPSNETYFEFGLVQHGYAWNFPKSDGYSIGAGVFSQQRKAQNYHTIIGNYASLFNLTLDDATEHGHPIALWNGNQKLHTDNAILVGEAACVVDPFTAEGIRPSIFSGLKASEAIHNALAGDINALEKYSEIMRQEWGKEMIWAQRLSQVFYRFPRLGYQVMEKHPSSVNTMTKIFSGQLNYSQVGQKGINLLSKFF is encoded by the coding sequence ATGTACGATTGTATTGTGGTCGGTTCTGGTCCTGCGGGGGGTACTGTTGGTTATCATTTGGCAAAAAAAGGACATTCAGTCTTAATTTTAGATAAAGCTCATTTACCTCGTTATAAGCCTTGTGGTGGTGGGGTTTCTTCTATTATTCAGGAATGGTTTGATTTTGATTTTACTCCTGCTATTTCTCTAAAAACTGAAACTGTTTATTGCACATGGGAACATGAAAAAGCGATCGCAGTCAATACGAAAGATTATCCTATTTGGATGGTGCGAAGGGACGTATTTGATTATTTTTTAGTACAAAAAGCTGTTAAACAAGGGGCAATTTTACAAGATAAAACCCAAGTAACTGAGATTGAATTTAAAGCTAATAAATGGATAGTAAAAACCCCTCATCAAGAATTTTATGGACGTTATCTTGTTGCTGCCGATGGTGCAAAAGGTAACATGCCTAAATTATTAGGTTTTCAAAAACAAAAAAAATTAGTAGCTGGTGCTTTAGAAATAGAAATCCCTTTTAAACATCCTTCTAATGAAACTTATTTTGAGTTTGGTTTAGTGCAACATGGTTATGCTTGGAATTTTCCAAAATCTGATGGTTATTCAATAGGCGCGGGAGTTTTTTCTCAACAGCGAAAAGCTCAAAACTATCATACAATTATTGGTAATTATGCTAGTTTATTTAATCTTACTCTTGATGATGCTACGGAGCATGGACATCCTATTGCTTTATGGAATGGAAATCAAAAATTACACACTGATAATGCAATTTTGGTTGGTGAAGCCGCTTGTGTAGTTGATCCTTTTACGGCTGAAGGAATTCGTCCATCTATTTTTAGTGGTTTAAAAGCCTCAGAAGCCATTCATAATGCCTTGGCAGGAGATATTAACGCCTTAGAAAAATATAGCGAAATTATGAGACAAGAATGGGGAAAAGAGATGATTTGGGCACAAAGATTATCACAAGTATTTTATCGTTTTCCTCGATTAGGTTATCAAGTGATGGAAAAACATCCTTCTTCTGTTAATACGATGACAAAAATTTTTAGTGGTCAATTAAACTACTCTCAAGTAGGACAAAAAGGTATTAATTTATTAAGTAAATTTTTTTAA
- a CDS encoding NAD(P)H-quinone oxidoreductase subunit 4 translates to MIADQFPWLTAIIAFPVFAALLIPFVPDKEGKTLRWYALGVGLIDFILMCYVFWQHYDTNNASLQLVEQYSWIPQLGLSWSVSVDGLSMPLVLLAGLVTTLSMFSAWQVDRKPRLFYFLMLLLYSAQIGVFVAQDILLLFIMWELELVPVYLLVSIWGGQKRRYAATKFLLYTALASIFILVAGLGMALYGGGEITFDMVTLGLKEYPIGLEVLLYGGLLIAFGVKLAVFPLHTWLPDAHGEASSPVSMILAGVLLKMGGYGLIRLNLGLLPEAHIYFAPVLVILGVVNIVYGGFASFGQTNMKRRLAYSSVSHMGFVLIGIASFTDLGISGAMLQMLSHGLIASLLFFLAGVTYDRTHTMFLDEMGDIGKAMPKVFALFTAGAMASLALPGMSGFVSELAVFIGFSNSDIYDSTFRTVTIFLSAVGLILTPIYLLSMLRQLFYGTNKIQMCTIGDTKINENFDNDPAVCFGTNCVLPSEAVYEDAKPREIFIAACFLALIISIGFYPKLATQLYDAKTIAVNTEIRQSYIEIAGTNSLTVESKLAIKN, encoded by the coding sequence ATGATAGCGGATCAATTTCCTTGGCTTACCGCAATAATTGCCTTTCCTGTGTTTGCTGCACTGCTTATTCCCTTCGTGCCAGACAAAGAAGGTAAAACTCTTCGGTGGTATGCTTTAGGAGTAGGGCTGATAGATTTTATTTTAATGTGCTACGTTTTCTGGCAACATTACGATACAAATAATGCTAGTTTACAGCTTGTGGAACAATATTCTTGGATTCCACAACTTGGCTTAAGTTGGTCAGTTTCGGTAGATGGTTTATCCATGCCTTTAGTGCTTTTAGCTGGTTTAGTGACTACTTTATCGATGTTTTCAGCATGGCAAGTAGATCGTAAACCACGTTTATTTTACTTTTTAATGTTACTGTTATATTCTGCACAAATTGGCGTATTTGTTGCCCAAGATATTTTGTTATTATTTATTATGTGGGAATTAGAATTAGTTCCCGTATATTTATTAGTATCTATCTGGGGTGGACAAAAAAGACGTTACGCCGCCACCAAATTTTTGCTTTATACTGCCTTAGCTTCTATTTTTATCCTCGTAGCAGGTTTAGGCATGGCGTTATATGGCGGTGGAGAAATCACCTTCGACATGGTGACATTAGGATTAAAAGAATATCCCATCGGATTAGAGGTTTTACTCTACGGTGGTTTATTAATTGCCTTTGGTGTCAAATTGGCAGTTTTCCCTCTCCATACATGGCTACCTGACGCTCATGGTGAAGCATCCTCTCCTGTATCAATGATATTAGCTGGAGTTTTGTTAAAAATGGGAGGTTATGGTTTAATTCGCCTTAATTTAGGCTTATTACCTGAAGCCCATATTTATTTTGCTCCTGTACTCGTTATTTTAGGGGTTGTGAACATAGTGTATGGTGGTTTTGCTTCTTTTGGTCAAACTAATATGAAACGGCGTTTAGCCTATTCTTCCGTGTCTCACATGGGTTTTGTTTTAATCGGAATTGCTTCTTTTACCGACTTAGGTATAAGTGGTGCAATGTTACAAATGTTATCTCATGGTTTAATAGCCTCATTATTATTTTTCCTTGCAGGGGTAACATATGATCGCACACACACCATGTTCTTAGATGAAATGGGAGATATAGGCAAAGCAATGCCTAAAGTATTCGCCTTATTTACAGCGGGTGCAATGGCTTCTTTGGCTTTACCCGGTATGAGTGGATTTGTGAGTGAATTAGCCGTTTTTATCGGTTTTAGTAATAGCGATATTTATGATTCAACTTTTCGCACGGTAACAATTTTTCTCAGTGCAGTAGGTTTAATTTTAACTCCTATTTATCTATTATCGATGTTAAGACAATTGTTTTATGGCACTAACAAAATTCAAATGTGTACCATTGGGGACACGAAAATCAATGAAAACTTTGATAATGATCCTGCGGTATGCTTTGGTACTAATTGTGTTTTACCCAGTGAAGCGGTTTACGAAGATGCAAAGCCGAGAGAAATATTTATTGCCGCTTGTTTTTTAGCCTTAATTATCAGTATTGGTTTTTATCCAAAATTAGCTACCCAACTTTATGATGCGAAAACCATAGCCGTAAATACTGAAATTCGTCAATCTTACATTGAAATTGCAGGAACAAATTCTCTAACTGTAGAGTCTAAACTAGCAATTAAGAATTAA